Below is a genomic region from Candidatus Methylomirabilota bacterium.
GGAAGCGCTCGTGCTCCGACACCATCACGTAACGGTCGCTCTGCGTGTTCTTGAGGACGAAGCGACGTTGACCGTCCACGCGCGAGCCGACCTCGGCGAGCTCCCACTGCTCGGAAGGCAGGCGCCGGGGTCGCAGGCCCAGCCAGCCGGCCGCGCTGCTGACCTCCCGGACGTCGAAGCTCTCGTCGCCCCGCCGGACGAGGAGCTCGAGCTTGGCGCGTGACGCCGGCCGGCCGGTGCTCATCGCGACTCGACGTCGAGCCCGGTCGCCTCCAGGCCCCAGCGGGTGACCTCGGCCACCAGGTTGCCGGAAGCCCGGAGCCGGTCGATGAACACGTGGACGAGGGCCTGGAAGAACGCGGCGGCCGCGCGGGGGTTGATCTCGGTGAGGACCTTGAGGTTGTCGCGATCCAGCACGAGCAGCATCGTATCCGCCTCGGCCTGCACGGTGGCCGAGCGGGGGGCGCGGTCGACGAGGCTCATCTCACCGAAGAAGCTCCCGCTGCCCTCACGCCCCAGCACCTGCTCGACGCGCCCGGTGACCGCCTTGGAGATGATCACGGAGCCGCTGCGCACGACGAACATCTCCTCCCCCCGGTCCCCCTCTCGGAACAGCACCTGACCCTTCCGGAGAGGACGCTCGTGGAGGCGCGAGGCCAGGGCCAGCAGCTCCGGCTCGGCGAACTCTTGGAACAGGCGGACGGTCTTGAGAAAGGCGCCGGTCTCGGCCGGGCTCGGCACCCTCCCGCGCCCGTCAGGTGGCCAGGCGGCGGAGGAGCGCGGACCGCAGCGCCTGCTCCCGCTGCAGCGGCGGTGTCCGCGTCAGTCGCACGACGGCGTTCAGGATCGCCTGCCGCTCGTCGTCGCTCAGCTCGTAGCGGGCGAGGACCGTCTCGGGCGTCTGCTGGAGCTCGGCCACGAAGTCGGCATCGACCATCGCGCGTCCGACGAGCTCCCGGATCCGTGAGGCCATGGCGCTGTCGATGATAGCACGCTGGCCAACAGTCGTCAGCCGCGCCGCCCGACGCTACAATGACCGCCGCCATGGCCCCGGGCTTCGACCAGTCGCTCGCGCCCGAGCTGGCCACGTACGGCCGGGAGCTCTGCTGGATCCTGGAGCAGACCGCGACGTGCGTGCAGGGGCTCACCGCCGCGCAGCTCAACTGGCGCCCGGCCACGGGCTCGGCCAACAGCGCCTGCGCCATCGTCAGCCACGTCCTCGGCAGTACGCGGGTCTACGCGCTGGGGTTCGGCTGCGGCCAGCCGGTCCGTCGCGATCGGGACGCCGAGTTCGCCGCGGCGGGGACCGACGCCCGACCGCTCGTGGCCGCGCTGCGCCAGCTGGCCGCGGACATCACGAGGGCGCTGGCCGGGCTCGCGCCCGCCGACCTGGATGTGCGGTTCACGCCCCCGCGCGAGCTCTGGGGCACCGGAGAGCTCGTCGAGATCTCCCGGCGGGGCGCGCTCGTGGAGAGCATCCGGCACGCGAGCCTGCATTTGGGCGAGCTTCGCCTCACCCGCGACCTCGCGGTGGGCCAGGCTTGAGGACCGGCCTCAGTGCCGCAACAGGTAGGGCACGTCGGCCACGACGGTGTTCTTGCGGTACAGCAGGGCGCCCTTGATGAGCAGGGCGGACTGGTTGTGCAGGAAGTGCTGCCACCAGCGCCGGGGCAAGAACTCGGGCAGGACGATCGTCACCATCTGGTTGTCGCCGCGGGCCTGGATCTGATCGATGTAGTCGAGCAGTGGCCTGAGCAGCGATCGATAGGGAGAGGTCAGGACGACCAGTGGCAAGCCCAGGCCCCAGCTCGCCCATTTCTCCTCCATCCTGGCGGTCCGCAGGGGATCCGTCTCCACGTAGACCCCGCGGACGGTGGCCATCGGTGCGAGCGTCTTCGCATACTGCACGGCCCGCACCACGCCGCGGTGGACGTCGCCGGTGAGGATCAGCACCGTATGCTGGAACTGGGGCGGGCTCGTGTACCCCTCCAGGGACAGCTCGGCGGCGACATGCTCGTAGTGACGGTGGATGGTGAGGAAGAGCATCACCACACCGGGAATGACGAACACCACGATCCAGCCGCCCTCGCTGAACTTCGTCACGGCCAGCGTGACCAGGACGATGCCGGTGGCGATCGATCCCATGCCGCTCACCGCGAGGCCCCACCGCCAGCCCGGCTCCTTGAGCCTCAGCCAGCGGCGCACCATGGCCCCTTGAGACAGCGTGAACG
It encodes:
- a CDS encoding DinB family protein, producing the protein MAPGFDQSLAPELATYGRELCWILEQTATCVQGLTAAQLNWRPATGSANSACAIVSHVLGSTRVYALGFGCGQPVRRDRDAEFAAAGTDARPLVAALRQLAADITRALAGLAPADLDVRFTPPRELWGTGELVEISRRGALVESIRHASLHLGELRLTRDLAVGQA
- a CDS encoding cyclic nucleotide-binding domain-containing protein, with the protein product MPSPAETGAFLKTVRLFQEFAEPELLALASRLHERPLRKGQVLFREGDRGEEMFVVRSGSVIISKAVTGRVEQVLGREGSGSFFGEMSLVDRAPRSATVQAEADTMLLVLDRDNLKVLTEINPRAAAAFFQALVHVFIDRLRASGNLVAEVTRWGLEATGLDVESR